One Deltaproteobacteria bacterium genomic window carries:
- a CDS encoding MATE family efflux transporter: MATRAEVLDPSESIRLPGGVVELALLAYPVVLQQMSDTAMRVVDTAIVGHLGVTELGAVGFGGVWLWTLTCGFVGVATGVQTFVAQAFGAGHFRECGGWIWQALYALWPPALLWIAALALAFTPLLNMLGPSPELGAMAARYVHASLFGAPAIVVAVVFTSFFRGIGDTRTPLIGAIVANLLNAVLAVGLVFGRFGLPMWGVAGAGIATSISNWSYAIMMLLAARRARTARRYATAMVRPQLAAMWRFTRTGAPIGGQWVLEMISFALFSTIIARMGDTSMAASQAMIQLLSLSFMQAFGLSIATGALVGRYIGAKDLEAAERSHWSALKLGVAFALAVTVVFLAVPEVLLGLFSNDPEVLRLGRPLLALGALFQLIDAVGIVASGSLRGAGDTRWPFMVQTALAWLVRLPVVYVLAVVLERGVIGAWFGELIFVTILSFVWIMRFRAGAWRSIRI; this comes from the coding sequence ATGGCAACCAGAGCAGAAGTTTTAGACCCGAGTGAATCGATCCGACTGCCCGGCGGAGTCGTGGAGTTGGCACTGCTCGCCTACCCCGTGGTGCTGCAGCAGATGTCGGACACGGCGATGCGCGTGGTGGACACCGCGATCGTCGGCCATCTCGGTGTCACCGAACTCGGTGCCGTCGGTTTTGGCGGCGTGTGGCTGTGGACTTTGACCTGCGGTTTTGTCGGCGTCGCCACCGGCGTGCAAACATTCGTGGCACAAGCTTTCGGTGCCGGCCACTTTAGAGAGTGCGGCGGGTGGATCTGGCAGGCATTGTATGCCCTGTGGCCACCGGCGCTCCTGTGGATCGCCGCGTTGGCGCTCGCGTTTACCCCGTTGCTGAACATGCTCGGGCCGTCCCCGGAACTCGGCGCGATGGCCGCGCGCTACGTTCACGCCAGTTTGTTCGGCGCACCCGCGATCGTCGTCGCGGTCGTCTTCACCTCGTTCTTTCGCGGCATCGGCGATACGCGTACGCCGCTCATCGGCGCGATCGTCGCCAACCTCCTCAATGCGGTGCTCGCGGTCGGCTTGGTGTTCGGGCGCTTCGGCTTGCCGATGTGGGGCGTCGCTGGCGCCGGCATCGCGACGTCAATCAGTAACTGGAGCTACGCGATCATGATGCTGCTCGCGGCGCGTCGGGCACGGACCGCGCGCCGCTATGCGACCGCGATGGTGCGCCCGCAGCTTGCAGCGATGTGGCGATTCACCCGCACCGGGGCGCCGATCGGCGGCCAGTGGGTACTCGAAATGATCTCCTTCGCGCTGTTTTCGACCATCATCGCGCGCATGGGCGATACGTCGATGGCGGCGAGCCAGGCGATGATTCAACTGCTGTCGCTGTCGTTCATGCAAGCCTTCGGGTTGTCGATCGCGACCGGCGCGCTGGTCGGGCGCTACATCGGCGCGAAGGATTTGGAGGCGGCCGAGCGCAGTCATTGGTCGGCGCTCAAGCTGGGCGTGGCCTTCGCGCTGGCGGTCACTGTCGTGTTCTTGGCCGTGCCGGAGGTGCTGCTGGGTCTCTTCAGCAACGATCCGGAAGTGCTGCGGCTCGGCCGGCCGCTGCTGGCGCTGGGCGCGCTGTTTCAATTGATCGATGCGGTGGGCATCGTTGCCAGCGGTTCATTGCGCGGCGCCGGCGACACCCGCTGGCCGTTCATGGTGCAGACCGCGCTTGCGTGGCTCGTGCGTTTGCCGGTGGTGTACGTGCTCGCGGTCGTACTGGAGCGCGGCGTCATTGGTGCCTGGTTCGGCGAACTGATCTTCGTGACCATCCTGTCGTTCGTGTGGATCATGCGCTTTCGAGCCGGCGCCTGGCGATCGATCCGCATCTGA
- a CDS encoding exo-alpha-sialidase — translation MLNGLKLLMVGLGAIAAPPVALLAYWLLRPNRSRVDPQLEIETWDAVADGLHNSNTDMIWWRDHFYLIHAASPFHMGSTRCTLVVRRSRDARTWEKLAELNIPGEDIRDPKFALIGDRLFLYALPNKGLRALPYGTVYSISDDGVRWSPFETIDHPGWLFWRPKTRDGVRWYVAAYWHRHGKSILLTSTDGVHWTIVSQINDGEGNDETDIEFLPDGRLLATARLEVTPDNPWGNPDASTLIAVAAPPYTEWHYAKSQVTRLDGPALFAHAGRLFAVARYQPGRRGRYTQLGGVFSRKRTALFAVEADRLVYLSDFPSASDTSYAGVVLRDGCLYASYYTSNIRRDYPWIVGMLVRSDIRIAKLPLTALLQLAP, via the coding sequence GTGCTAAACGGATTGAAACTTCTGATGGTGGGATTGGGCGCGATTGCAGCGCCGCCTGTGGCGTTGCTCGCGTACTGGCTGCTGCGACCGAATCGGTCACGCGTCGACCCGCAGTTGGAGATCGAGACCTGGGATGCCGTTGCCGACGGCCTGCACAACTCGAACACCGACATGATCTGGTGGCGCGATCATTTCTACCTGATCCATGCCGCCTCGCCGTTCCACATGGGCAGTACGCGCTGCACGCTGGTGGTGCGACGCTCGCGCGACGCGCGCACGTGGGAGAAGCTGGCGGAGCTGAACATTCCCGGCGAAGATATTCGCGATCCGAAGTTCGCGCTGATCGGTGACCGCTTGTTCCTCTACGCGTTGCCCAACAAGGGACTACGCGCGCTCCCGTACGGCACCGTCTATTCTATCAGCGACGATGGCGTGCGCTGGAGCCCGTTCGAGACGATCGATCACCCCGGCTGGCTGTTCTGGCGGCCGAAGACGCGCGACGGCGTGCGTTGGTACGTCGCCGCATACTGGCATCGGCACGGCAAGTCGATCCTGCTCACGTCAACCGACGGCGTGCACTGGACGATCGTGTCGCAGATCAACGATGGCGAAGGCAACGACGAAACCGACATCGAGTTCTTGCCCGATGGGCGCCTGCTCGCCACCGCACGATTGGAAGTGACGCCCGACAATCCGTGGGGCAACCCGGATGCATCGACGCTAATCGCCGTCGCCGCGCCGCCGTACACCGAGTGGCACTACGCAAAGAGTCAAGTGACACGACTCGACGGCCCGGCGTTGTTCGCACACGCCGGCCGACTCTTCGCGGTGGCGCGCTATCAACCCGGCCGACGCGGGCGCTACACCCAACTCGGCGGGGTCTTCAGCCGCAAGCGCACAGCGCTGTTCGCGGTCGAAGCGGATCGACTCGTCTACCTCTCCGATTTTCCCAGCGCGAGCGACACCTCGTACGCGGGAGTCGTCCTGCGCGATGGCTGCTTGTACGCGAGCTATTACACCAGCAACATTCGACGCGACTATCCGTGGATCGTCGGCATGCTGGTGCGTTCCGATATCCGCATCGCCAAGCTGCCGCTGACCGCGTTGCTGCAGCTTGCGCCCTAG
- a CDS encoding sulfurtransferase → MKHAPGFLRLVEDTKQRIREVTITDVRAMLDRDEPFHLVDVREASEWANGHLPRAQHLCKGIIERDIEAAITDHAAPIVLYCGGGFRSALAADNLQKMGYTNVVSMDGGWRGWTEAGLPVTKD, encoded by the coding sequence ATGAAACACGCACCGGGTTTTCTGCGCTTGGTCGAAGACACCAAGCAGCGCATCCGCGAAGTCACCATCACTGATGTCAGGGCCATGCTCGATCGCGATGAGCCGTTCCACCTCGTGGACGTGCGCGAAGCGAGCGAGTGGGCCAACGGCCACCTGCCGCGCGCCCAGCATCTGTGCAAAGGGATCATCGAGCGCGATATCGAAGCCGCGATCACCGATCATGCCGCGCCGATCGTGCTGTACTGCGGCGGCGGTTTTCGTTCCGCGCTGGCCGCCGACAATCTCCAGAAGATGGGCTACACCAATGTAGTCTCGATGGACGGCGGCTGGCGCGGCTGGACCGAGGCCGGCTTGCCGGTTACGAAAGACTAA